The region CCGCTGCTGCATACTGCTGCGTGAACCCTTCTGATCGTACTGGCGTATGGTTGTCGGGAAATGCAATGCGCCCAACATCAAAAAGCAGGAACAGCGCAACCGCAAGTGTCCCACCAAGCAGCAGCTTTCCTGGCTCTTTCACGCGTGTAACAATCCAGAGCAGGAGCAAAAACCAGAACACATGAAGGGCACCCTGAAACAGTAGATTCCTCGTCAGCTCCATGCTGAATCCGATCCACTGCAGAAAGAGACGAAAACCGATGTTCACGCCGAGCAGCAGCAGCATTCCTGCGGCAAAGACACCTGCTTTGGGGATGTCCCTCCACAAAGCATATCCAAGTGCGAGCATGCAGACAGCAGCCGCCAGGAAGCAGCAGCTGACAAAGAGAACATCCTCCACGAATGCCGTCCCTGGATTCTCGGCCAGAACGTGCATCGGTACCATCAGGGCAATCAGCAACGGTAGAAACAGGGCATTCCACTGTTTCATATCGCGCCCTTCCGCATACATACCATCAATTCCCGCCCACTGCTCTCCAACATCTCTGTGTATGAAACGTCAAAGTACTCTGCCAGCGAGATCATGAGTAGTTCCCGGGAATAGGCGAATCCACTCCGGCTGCCGCGGGCGAGGAGTTTGACGTTGGGATCGTCGGGGGGAATCCACTCGAGGATTACATTGCGGGCGATGCGGGCGAGGTAGGCGGCCTGCTGCTCGAGCGGGATCATGTGCGTGTAGCGGAGGTGGTGGATGAGTCCGAGATACAGCACGAGGTCGGCGGGACCGCGCTGTTCGAGTGAAAGGCGCTCCTCATGTGCCCAGCCGAGGGCGGGGGAGGGATTGGCCAGGTTCATCACCAGTGGCGTGCAGTGTTCGCGCTTCTCTTTCTTCCACTCCCTGTACATGGCATCAACCACGGCATCATCCGCATCCATGGCGATGACCGTCGCTCCTTCCTCCGCGGCGATACGGGCATATCGTCCGGTATTGCTGCCGAGATCCCATACCATGGCCGGCGCGAGCTTTCGAACGCTGTCGCGAATGAAATTCTCTTTCGCGGTGGTTTCGGCTTCGTCGTAGACGGTGTCGGCATAGTAGCCGGACCAGTGACTTTCGGGCGCCGGCGCCGTCATTTTTTGAATGGTGCGTTCGAGGCTGTCGAGCAATGCGAGTGTCTGCTGCCTGCTCTGATGGGTGGGACGCCCGGAATTATGCACTTTCTGCATATTTTTCCGGATGCTGCGGGCGTGGAGGTGCACGTGCAGCAGTTCAGCGGGACTGAATCGCCGCAACCCACGCAGCATGCGTGCGGCCAGCGTGAGCGGAATGCCATCGATATGGGCACGCAGGAGGCTGGATACAGAGCGTCCCGCCCTGCGGGACAGCAGAAGCGGGACGAAAAACTGCTCACAAAACTGCAGATACGCCTGCCAGGGGGCTCCTTCTTCATAGCGGGTGAAGGAGAGGATATCCGCAAACAGCGGCTGCGTACCGCGGAAGCTCACATTAAACGCGGAGGCATCTTTCAGTGTGAGTCCATGCTTCAGTGCCATACGCTGCACACGAAGCGTCAGCAGCGCGGCATCCCTGAGCTGCGTAAAGCTCCATTCATACGGATAGGAGAAGAAAGGCAGCTGCTCCGGCCGCAGCACGCGAACGATATCTGATGGAAGTGCGGAGAGTCCGATAATCTCCTCATGCGCGGGCAGCAGTCCCTTCCCCGTCAGCTCATCATACAGCCCCGACTCCTGCAGCAGACGATAGTCCGCATCCCCTTCCGCGCGCAACGCCCGGAAGACTACTCCTTCGCGTTCAAATACATACCCGGCAGGATCACGAAACGACCCACCCAGCAGTCCCTCATTCCTCACCCTCTTCCCCTTTTATCCCGCGCAGCCTCCTCCACATATCCCTCAGCCACTTCCGAATCACAAACAAAAATCCCAGCACACCCGCAATAACCGCCTGCGCAATAAAACTCCCAGTACCTGGGTCTACATAAAGCGTCAGATGATTGAACGCAAGCATATTCAAATCCTAGATGATTGGTTTAAGATTGCGAATGAAATCTGCGTAAGATGTTTCAGCAAGCAGTGGTTTTCCTACTCGGGCCTTTGGGACAGCTGGATTGCCGGCTGCGAATGTGTATTCCGGAATTGAAGTAGACACCACACTCCCAGTAGCAATCACCGAACCTTTGCCAATTTTGACATCCGGAAGTATCACAACATTAATGCCAATGAACACATCATCGTCTATATAGACCGAATACTCCTTGTTGACATTCTGGCCAAGTTCACGAAAATGAGCCACAACGACTACGTTCATACTCAACTGAGTATTTTTGCCAATATGTATCCGATGCGGCGCAGCACTATCGAGATGCACATGCTGCCCTATAAAGACATCATCTCCAATGCTAACACCGCGTAGTCTGTGAATGCGGACTCGAAGTGATTTTGCACCTGGTATATTGTATGCAAGCAGCTGACCCAGTCTCAGTAACACCTTCCGTATCATCTGCGACTCCCTTTGCGAATATCGAGATACTCCTTCATATACTTCGCGGCATACATAGTATCGTAATACATATTCAGCGTATAATATTTCATTGCTGATTCCGCCCAGTGTATTGGGTGTGTCAGCACTATCACCCTTGCGGCCTCCTCCCATGCGCCCACATTGGCATCACTAAACTTCCAACGCTTGCCACCAATAAATGACGCATCACTGAAATAGAGGTCACGATCGACACTATAGGCCTCGTACTTCAACTGTAAATAATCCAGCCTCAGTTTACGGTGC is a window of bacterium DNA encoding:
- a CDS encoding acyltransferase, whose product is MIRKVLLRLGQLLAYNIPGAKSLRVRIHRLRGVSIGDDVFIGQHVHLDSAAPHRIHIGKNTQLSMNVVVVAHFRELGQNVNKEYSVYIDDDVFIGINVVILPDVKIGKGSVIATGSVVSTSIPEYTFAAGNPAVPKARVGKPLLAETSYADFIRNLKPII
- a CDS encoding class I SAM-dependent methyltransferase yields the protein MRNEGLLGGSFRDPAGYVFEREGVVFRALRAEGDADYRLLQESGLYDELTGKGLLPAHEEIIGLSALPSDIVRVLRPEQLPFFSYPYEWSFTQLRDAALLTLRVQRMALKHGLTLKDASAFNVSFRGTQPLFADILSFTRYEEGAPWQAYLQFCEQFFVPLLLSRRAGRSVSSLLRAHIDGIPLTLAARMLRGLRRFSPAELLHVHLHARSIRKNMQKVHNSGRPTHQSRQQTLALLDSLERTIQKMTAPAPESHWSGYYADTVYDEAETTAKENFIRDSVRKLAPAMVWDLGSNTGRYARIAAEEGATVIAMDADDAVVDAMYREWKKEKREHCTPLVMNLANPSPALGWAHEERLSLEQRGPADLVLYLGLIHHLRYTHMIPLEQQAAYLARIARNVILEWIPPDDPNVKLLARGSRSGFAYSRELLMISLAEYFDVSYTEMLESSGRELMVCMRKGAI